The following proteins come from a genomic window of Nitrospira sp.:
- a CDS encoding Efflux ABC transporter, permease/ATP-binding protein, whose amino-acid sequence MELVPPWVVKIIIDDVIQAKQASLLPWAIGLLVGAHVLKNLFASLRIRLNNQLEQTVVHDLRRHIFSALQRLSITYFENRSTGEIMSRVTNDTEHVERIFIDGVEGMLTASLTLIGITGLLFMLNWKLAALSFLPIPLLALSASWFTSKVHGYYRETRQSAAELNGYLQDALSGIRETMGFGRQRHEQVRFDRLSRAYSEKNLKAMVLWSMYSPGMILVAAFGTVLILWYGAGEVMEGQLTLGELVLFLSYLAMFYVPINQIHSVNHMLQHALAASERVFDVLDTIPEVADRPGVVAPVHRAHGAVRFDRVRFHYRADVPVLRGFSTAVPAGERVALVGMSGAGKSTLLKLLMRFYDVTDGAICIDGKDIRDLPIAYLRQQIGFVQQEPFLFNGTVRDNLLYGDLHADQARLEAAARAARAHEFITALPEGYDTWIGERGVKLSVGQKQRVSIARVLLKDPPIVIFDEATSNIDTETEVKIREALAELTMGRTTFIIAHRLSTLHDVDRILVLDKGRLVEEGRHDELLSRGGVYAGLYEAQFQV is encoded by the coding sequence ATGGAGCTGGTGCCTCCCTGGGTCGTCAAGATCATCATCGACGATGTGATTCAGGCGAAGCAGGCATCATTGTTGCCATGGGCGATCGGTCTTCTGGTCGGCGCTCACGTGCTCAAGAACCTGTTTGCTTCACTCAGAATCCGGCTAAACAATCAACTTGAGCAGACCGTCGTCCACGACCTCCGCCGGCATATCTTCTCCGCCCTCCAACGTCTGTCCATCACGTATTTTGAGAATCGCTCGACGGGAGAGATCATGTCCCGGGTGACCAACGACACGGAGCATGTCGAGCGGATTTTCATTGACGGGGTCGAAGGCATGCTGACGGCGTCGCTGACTCTTATCGGGATCACGGGACTCTTGTTCATGCTCAATTGGAAGCTGGCGGCGCTTTCCTTCTTGCCGATCCCATTGCTTGCCTTATCCGCGAGCTGGTTTACGTCGAAGGTCCATGGGTATTATCGGGAGACCCGTCAGAGCGCCGCCGAACTGAACGGCTATCTACAAGACGCCTTGTCCGGTATCAGGGAGACGATGGGGTTCGGACGGCAGAGGCACGAACAAGTACGTTTCGACCGGCTGAGCCGGGCGTATAGCGAGAAGAACCTCAAGGCGATGGTCTTGTGGTCGATGTATTCGCCGGGAATGATTCTGGTTGCCGCTTTTGGGACTGTCTTGATCCTTTGGTACGGTGCGGGGGAGGTCATGGAAGGCCAGCTCACACTCGGCGAGTTGGTGTTGTTTCTATCCTACCTGGCGATGTTCTATGTCCCCATCAATCAGATTCATTCCGTCAATCATATGTTGCAGCATGCATTGGCGGCGAGCGAGCGGGTCTTTGATGTGCTGGATACGATCCCGGAAGTCGCCGATCGTCCAGGAGTGGTTGCTCCGGTCCATCGCGCTCATGGAGCAGTTCGATTCGACCGAGTCCGATTCCACTATCGAGCCGACGTTCCGGTGCTGAGAGGGTTTTCAACAGCTGTACCGGCAGGAGAGCGTGTGGCACTGGTCGGGATGAGCGGGGCAGGGAAGAGTACCCTCCTGAAGCTGTTGATGCGGTTTTACGACGTCACCGATGGCGCGATCTGTATCGATGGGAAGGATATCCGCGATCTCCCCATTGCGTACCTACGGCAGCAGATCGGATTTGTCCAACAAGAGCCGTTCTTGTTCAACGGGACGGTTCGAGACAATCTTTTGTACGGCGATTTGCACGCAGATCAGGCTCGACTGGAAGCAGCGGCACGCGCTGCTCGGGCGCATGAATTCATCACGGCGTTGCCTGAAGGGTATGACACCTGGATCGGAGAACGAGGCGTCAAACTGTCGGTCGGGCAAAAACAGCGAGTTTCCATCGCCCGGGTGCTGTTGAAAGATCCGCCCATCGTCATTTTCGACGAGGCCACATCCAATATTGATACGGAGACCGAGGTGAAAATCCGCGAAGCATTGGCCGAGCTCACCATGGGCCGAACCACGTTCATCATCGCCCATCGTTTATCCACGCTTCACGATGTGGACCGAATTTTGGTGCTCGATAAAGGCCGATTAGTGGAGGAAGGCCGGCATGACGAACTGCTGAGCCGAGGAGGAGTCTACGCAGGCCTGTATGAAGCGCAGTTTCAGGTGTAG
- a CDS encoding DUF2283 domain-containing protein, whose product MKISYFQDTDTLYIEFRAGDITESKDLDENTILDVDAKGNVCAITFEHASQRTDVSHLTVEGIAA is encoded by the coding sequence ATGAAAATCAGTTATTTCCAAGATACTGACACCTTATATATTGAGTTCCGCGCCGGTGATATCACGGAGTCAAAAGATCTCGACGAAAATACCATTCTTGATGTAGATGCGAAAGGCAATGTCTGTGCAATTACTTTTGAGCATGCAAGCCAGCGCACGGATGTCAGTCATTTGACCGTGGAAGGCATTGCGGCCTAA
- a CDS encoding sulfur carrier protein activating protease — translation MGLTVADLVIPRHILDDIIQHAKELAPYECCGLLAGTDGVVSRLYRIKNIVAMEGAHNLSSFDSAKAAHLERLSPAERAEIAFVMDMHDFSAAKKDMRNNGLNLQVVYHSHPHDPARPSITDIKIATDYEEIWPKINLPLPAYLLVSLMNSEPDVKTYWIKSGRVTPVDVLIR, via the coding sequence ATGGGGTTGACCGTGGCTGACCTGGTTATTCCACGGCATATCCTCGACGACATCATTCAACACGCAAAGGAACTCGCTCCCTACGAATGTTGCGGACTGCTCGCCGGAACCGACGGTGTCGTCAGCCGTCTCTATCGCATCAAGAACATCGTCGCGATGGAAGGCGCACACAACCTCTCGTCTTTCGATTCCGCAAAAGCCGCGCATCTTGAGCGGCTCTCGCCTGCCGAACGAGCGGAAATCGCTTTTGTCATGGACATGCATGATTTCTCAGCGGCCAAGAAGGATATGCGCAATAACGGACTCAATCTACAAGTCGTCTATCACTCGCACCCGCACGATCCCGCGCGGCCGTCGATCACCGATATCAAAATCGCCACCGACTATGAAGAAATTTGGCCCAAGATCAATCTTCCTCTTCCCGCCTATCTCCTCGTCTCGCTCATGAATTCGGAGCCGGACGTGAAGACCTATTGGATCAAATCCGGTCGCGTCACTCCCGTCGATGTGCTCATCCGTTGA
- a CDS encoding Molybdopterin-synthase adenylyltransferase, producing the protein MELTEQQIQRYSRHIILQDIGGKGQLKLNKAKVLLIGAGGLGSPAGLYLAAAGIGTIGLVDGDVVDLSNLQRQIMHSTATLGQPKVESGRKTLSAINPDIAINAYHQLVDAENILPLVSQYDIVLDGSDNFTTRFLVNDACFFAKKTLISASMFRFEGQLTAIKPHEGYPCYRCLYPEPPPAGLVPNCQEAGVLGVLAGTMGILQASEAIKEILGIGETIADKLLIYDALDMKFRKVGRPKDPACPLCGPNPKIKDLSLDYTVTCTI; encoded by the coding sequence ATGGAACTCACCGAGCAACAAATCCAACGTTACAGCCGGCACATCATCCTCCAAGACATCGGAGGGAAAGGCCAGCTGAAGCTGAATAAAGCCAAGGTACTGCTGATCGGCGCAGGCGGTCTAGGTTCGCCGGCCGGTCTATATCTCGCTGCCGCCGGCATTGGAACAATCGGCCTGGTCGATGGGGATGTCGTTGATCTTTCGAACCTGCAACGGCAAATCATGCATTCGACCGCGACGCTCGGACAACCGAAGGTTGAGTCCGGCCGCAAAACCTTGTCGGCCATTAATCCTGACATTGCGATCAATGCGTACCACCAATTGGTCGACGCAGAGAATATCCTTCCCCTTGTCTCGCAATACGATATCGTGTTGGACGGGTCGGACAACTTCACGACGCGGTTTCTGGTGAACGACGCCTGCTTCTTTGCCAAGAAAACATTGATCTCCGCCAGCATGTTTCGGTTTGAGGGTCAGTTGACCGCGATCAAGCCGCACGAAGGCTATCCTTGCTATCGCTGTCTCTATCCCGAGCCTCCGCCGGCCGGGCTGGTCCCGAACTGTCAAGAAGCCGGTGTGCTTGGCGTCCTCGCCGGCACGATGGGAATCCTCCAGGCGTCGGAAGCCATCAAAGAAATCCTGGGCATCGGAGAGACGATCGCCGATAAACTGTTGATCTACGATGCGCTCGACATGAAATTCCGAAAAGTCGGTCGTCCAAAAGATCCGGCCTGTCCCCTGTGCGGACCCAATCCGAAGATCAAAGACCTCAGTCTGGACTACACCGTTACCTGCACGATCTAA
- a CDS encoding MoaD/ThiS family protein clustered with threonine synthase, whose product MIKVRIPTPLRPLTKGQGEVETKADSVVEMIEVLNSTHPGIKDRLCDETGELRRFVNIYVNEEDIRFLKGKATALKDGDEVSIVPAIAGG is encoded by the coding sequence ATGATTAAAGTTCGTATTCCGACTCCGCTTCGTCCCCTGACCAAAGGCCAGGGCGAGGTCGAGACTAAAGCCGACAGCGTGGTGGAGATGATCGAGGTGTTGAACAGTACACATCCGGGCATCAAAGATCGCTTGTGCGATGAAACAGGAGAGCTTCGTCGCTTCGTGAACATTTATGTCAACGAAGAGGACATACGTTTCCTTAAGGGAAAGGCCACTGCTCTCAAGGACGGCGATGAGGTTTCCATCGTTCCGGCGATCGCGGGAGGGTAA
- a CDS encoding Threonine-synthase-like protein 1 yields the protein MSKMKALVCRECGKEYPTKAIHVCEMCFGPLEVKYNYDEIKKTISRKKIEDGPHSMWRYLDLLPVEGTNFVGPHAGFTPLVRAKNLGAYLGLDELYIKNDTVNHPTLSFKDRVVAVALTRARELGFETVACASTGNLANSVSAHAASANLHCYVFIPGDLEAAKVLGNLIYKPHVVEIEGNYDDVNRLCSEIAGEHGWAFVNINIRPYYAEGSKTLAFETVEQLGWRTPDQVVIPMASGSLLTKIWKGLHEMKALGLIDAVHTKINGAQAEGCSPISTAFKAGRDFFKPVKPQTIAKSLAIGNPADGYYALKATAESHGSMDMVTDEEVVEGIQLLAQTEGIFAETAGGVTIGVLKKLVKQGIIKKDEVTVAYVTGNGLKTQEAVIDSVGRPVRIQPSLVDFEKTFKMGKNGGGDA from the coding sequence ATGAGCAAAATGAAAGCGCTGGTGTGTCGCGAGTGCGGCAAGGAATACCCGACGAAAGCGATCCACGTCTGCGAAATGTGCTTCGGTCCCCTTGAGGTGAAGTACAACTACGACGAGATCAAGAAGACTATTTCGCGTAAGAAAATCGAAGATGGCCCGCACAGCATGTGGCGCTACTTGGACCTGCTGCCGGTCGAAGGGACGAACTTCGTGGGACCGCACGCCGGATTCACCCCGCTCGTACGGGCGAAGAACCTCGGCGCGTATCTTGGGCTCGATGAGCTCTATATTAAAAACGACACGGTCAATCATCCGACCCTGTCGTTTAAAGATCGCGTCGTCGCGGTGGCCCTCACACGCGCGCGCGAGCTCGGCTTCGAAACGGTGGCCTGCGCGTCGACCGGCAACTTGGCGAACTCCGTGTCGGCTCACGCTGCCTCCGCCAATCTGCACTGCTATGTGTTTATTCCCGGAGATCTTGAAGCGGCGAAGGTGCTCGGCAATCTGATCTATAAGCCGCATGTCGTCGAGATAGAAGGTAACTACGACGATGTCAACCGGCTCTGCAGTGAGATCGCCGGTGAACATGGTTGGGCATTCGTGAATATCAATATCCGTCCATATTATGCAGAAGGCTCAAAGACACTTGCCTTTGAGACGGTGGAGCAACTCGGATGGAGGACTCCCGATCAAGTCGTCATTCCGATGGCATCAGGCTCTCTGTTGACCAAGATTTGGAAGGGACTGCATGAGATGAAGGCATTGGGCCTCATCGACGCCGTTCACACAAAGATCAACGGCGCTCAAGCGGAAGGCTGCTCACCGATCTCAACCGCCTTCAAGGCGGGACGCGACTTTTTCAAACCGGTGAAACCACAGACGATCGCCAAATCCCTTGCCATCGGCAACCCCGCCGATGGGTACTATGCGCTCAAGGCGACCGCCGAGAGCCATGGATCCATGGACATGGTGACGGATGAAGAAGTGGTTGAAGGCATCCAACTGCTGGCCCAAACGGAAGGCATCTTCGCGGAAACCGCCGGAGGCGTCACGATCGGGGTGCTCAAAAAGCTCGTCAAGCAAGGGATCATCAAAAAAGATGAGGTGACGGTGGCCTATGTCACCGGCAATGGATTGAAGACCCAGGAGGCCGTCATCGATTCAGTCGGTCGGCCCGTACGCATTCAGCCCAGCCTGGTGGACTTTGAAAAGACCTTTAAAATGGGAAAGAACGGTGGTGGTGACGCATGA
- a CDS encoding Sulfur carrier protein ThiS adenylyltransferase yields the protein MDFTEEQINRYSRHILLPEVGGKGQKKIAKSRILLVGAGGLGSPAALYLAAAGVGTIGLIDSDVVDLTNLQRQILHHTPDVGRPKVLSGKEKIQALNPDVSVSMYEERLTAGNALKIFGDYDIVIDGVDNFTAKFLINDACFFAGKPLIHGGILRFDGRVTTIIPKKSACYRCVFNTPPPPGLVASCQEAGVIGVLAGIIGTIQATEALKLVLGIGRPLTDRLLDFDARKTQFREIKVRRNQNCALCGEHPTITELFDDGDPYAGCAMRPSA from the coding sequence ATGGATTTCACGGAAGAACAGATCAATCGCTACAGCCGGCACATCCTGCTGCCTGAAGTCGGCGGCAAGGGACAGAAGAAAATCGCCAAATCCAGGATTCTTCTCGTCGGCGCCGGTGGCCTCGGTTCCCCTGCCGCATTGTACTTGGCCGCGGCAGGAGTCGGCACCATTGGGTTGATCGACAGCGATGTGGTGGACCTGACCAATCTCCAACGCCAGATCCTTCACCATACTCCCGATGTGGGCCGCCCCAAGGTCCTCTCGGGCAAAGAAAAGATCCAGGCGCTGAACCCCGACGTCTCCGTGTCGATGTACGAAGAACGACTCACGGCCGGAAACGCACTCAAAATCTTCGGTGACTATGATATCGTCATCGATGGAGTCGATAATTTCACGGCGAAGTTTTTGATCAATGACGCCTGTTTCTTCGCGGGGAAACCGCTGATCCATGGCGGCATCCTTCGCTTCGACGGACGCGTGACAACGATCATCCCCAAGAAATCAGCCTGCTATCGTTGCGTGTTCAACACGCCTCCGCCGCCCGGCTTGGTTGCATCCTGCCAAGAAGCCGGAGTCATCGGGGTCTTGGCAGGCATTATCGGAACGATTCAGGCGACGGAAGCCTTAAAGCTTGTGCTGGGTATCGGACGGCCGCTGACGGACCGCCTGCTCGACTTCGATGCGCGCAAAACCCAATTTCGAGAAATCAAAGTCCGCCGGAATCAGAATTGCGCGCTCTGTGGGGAACATCCGACGATTACCGAGCTGTTCGACGATGGGGACCCCTATGCCGGATGCGCCATGCGTCCATCAGCATAG
- a CDS encoding Cysteine synthase, whose product MSTTVHKDITELIGKTPLVRLNRLAKSGSATIYGKVEFFNPGGSVKDRICLNMINEAERQGKLKPGGTIIEPTSGNTGIGLALVAAVRGYKLILVMPESMSMERASLLSSYGAQLVLTPAWEGMKGSIKEAESILAQNPSYFMPDQFSNVANPAMHRMTTAPEIWDALEGKIDAFVAAVGTGGTITGCGEVFKEKNPHITVIAVEPATSPVLSGGDPGPHKIQGIGAGFIPKVLNRKILDRVMTVTDDEAYQTAKQLSKKEGLLVGISAGANVFAAQKIADELGPGKNVVTILCDTGERYISIEKYFNI is encoded by the coding sequence GTGAGTACGACGGTGCACAAGGACATTACCGAACTGATCGGTAAGACTCCGCTTGTCCGATTGAACCGTCTGGCAAAATCGGGCTCGGCAACGATTTACGGGAAGGTCGAGTTTTTCAATCCCGGCGGCAGCGTCAAGGATCGAATCTGCCTCAATATGATCAATGAGGCGGAACGTCAGGGGAAGCTCAAGCCCGGCGGAACCATCATTGAGCCGACCAGCGGAAACACGGGAATCGGGCTGGCCTTAGTCGCAGCCGTGCGTGGGTACAAACTGATCCTCGTGATGCCCGAAAGCATGAGCATGGAACGGGCCAGCTTGCTGTCGTCGTATGGCGCACAGTTGGTGTTGACACCGGCCTGGGAAGGTATGAAAGGGTCCATTAAGGAGGCGGAAAGTATCTTAGCCCAAAATCCGTCGTATTTTATGCCGGATCAATTCTCGAATGTTGCCAACCCTGCCATGCATAGGATGACGACGGCTCCGGAAATTTGGGATGCCCTCGAAGGAAAGATCGATGCATTTGTGGCGGCTGTTGGAACGGGTGGAACTATTACGGGATGCGGTGAAGTCTTTAAAGAAAAGAACCCGCACATCACAGTGATCGCCGTCGAACCGGCTACCTCGCCGGTCTTGTCCGGCGGCGATCCGGGACCGCATAAGATTCAAGGGATCGGTGCGGGCTTTATTCCCAAAGTCCTCAACCGGAAAATTCTCGACCGCGTGATGACCGTGACGGACGATGAGGCCTATCAGACCGCGAAACAACTCTCGAAGAAGGAAGGCCTGCTGGTGGGCATTTCAGCCGGCGCCAATGTATTCGCCGCCCAAAAAATCGCTGATGAACTGGGACCCGGAAAGAATGTCGTCACGATACTCTGCGACACAGGCGAGCGCTACATCAGCATCGAGAAGTATTTCAACATTTGA
- a CDS encoding Sulfur carrier protein ThiS, whose product MLVKINGKSEEIQSGTVLELLKTKNIEPQMVAVEINNKMLERDDFPTTHLNDGDHVEFLFYMGGGR is encoded by the coding sequence GTGCTGGTCAAGATCAATGGAAAATCAGAGGAGATCCAGAGCGGAACCGTCCTTGAGTTGCTGAAGACAAAGAACATCGAGCCTCAGATGGTCGCCGTCGAGATCAACAACAAGATGCTGGAGCGTGACGATTTTCCCACAACCCATCTCAATGATGGGGATCACGTGGAGTTTCTCTTCTATATGGGAGGGGGTCGGTGA
- a CDS encoding monooxygenase, FAD-binding, giving the protein MTEETDIAVVGAGGGGAVLALALAQKGIKTIVFEQAPGPPQGLRGEILQPNGQHVLDRLGLLSRLPVESTRTVHKFHFCRVGGERLCTVDYSELPPPHNRAVVTLPNVAHHAILSAIERESSVSLRYRSAFTGLLRENGRVVGLTAKQGEDSVTVKAKVVVGADGAFSKVREALQIPADLHLYPQGYLIAIAEAAVPISEAKYFVGKRTILGMFPAAGNKVYLFYMIKAGSYEQVKERGIVALQDAWSAIDPSSEVIFRTLTDWKQTAFMPTGRVRTPTWVADGAVLIGDAAHAMNPHASQGRMQAMVDAMTLADLLPECLATNDYSAAMLRRYEDSRRPHVRMLQKLADEQVLFWNTANPLIAFFRDRVFRTLDCNPRLRYRVLSTTAGLRKEPPFGIMDRFMAAGLLPDYSVRNRAIRGM; this is encoded by the coding sequence GTGACTGAAGAAACCGACATCGCCGTAGTCGGAGCCGGTGGAGGAGGGGCCGTGTTGGCCCTTGCACTGGCCCAGAAGGGGATCAAAACGATCGTCTTCGAACAGGCACCGGGACCACCGCAGGGATTGCGCGGAGAGATTCTGCAGCCGAACGGACAACACGTGCTCGATCGCTTGGGACTCCTGAGTCGATTGCCGGTGGAGTCTACCAGAACGGTGCATAAGTTTCATTTTTGCCGTGTCGGTGGCGAACGGCTGTGCACGGTGGATTATAGCGAACTGCCTCCACCGCACAATCGAGCCGTGGTCACACTACCGAATGTGGCGCACCATGCCATTCTGAGCGCGATCGAGCGAGAATCCTCCGTCTCATTGCGGTATCGATCGGCATTCACGGGTCTGCTGCGAGAGAATGGGCGGGTCGTTGGACTGACCGCGAAACAAGGGGAAGATAGCGTGACCGTGAAGGCGAAGGTGGTCGTTGGGGCCGATGGAGCATTTTCAAAAGTTCGGGAAGCCTTGCAGATCCCCGCCGATCTTCATCTCTACCCGCAGGGGTATTTAATTGCCATTGCGGAAGCGGCAGTCCCGATCTCGGAAGCGAAGTATTTTGTAGGCAAACGGACAATCCTCGGGATGTTTCCCGCTGCCGGGAACAAAGTCTACCTGTTCTACATGATCAAAGCCGGCTCGTATGAGCAGGTAAAAGAGAGAGGCATCGTTGCCCTACAGGACGCGTGGAGCGCGATCGATCCGTCCAGTGAGGTGATCTTCCGTACTTTGACCGACTGGAAGCAAACCGCCTTCATGCCGACCGGGCGTGTCCGTACCCCGACGTGGGTGGCTGATGGGGCGGTCCTGATCGGGGATGCGGCGCATGCGATGAATCCTCACGCGTCGCAGGGTCGCATGCAGGCGATGGTGGACGCGATGACGCTGGCCGATCTTTTACCTGAATGTCTGGCAACGAATGATTACTCTGCCGCAATGCTCAGGCGCTATGAAGACTCGCGACGGCCTCACGTCAGAATGCTGCAAAAGTTGGCTGATGAACAAGTGCTGTTCTGGAACACAGCAAATCCGCTCATCGCCTTTTTTAGGGACCGTGTTTTCCGTACGTTGGACTGCAACCCACGACTGCGGTATCGCGTCTTATCGACGACAGCAGGACTCAGGAAGGAGCCCCCATTCGGCATAATGGATCGCTTCATGGCAGCCGGATTGTTGCCGGACTATTCTGTACGCAACCGAGCAATCAGAGGCATGTAA
- a CDS encoding 27kDa outer membrane protein: MNSTCFLNRFPFSLSVLATLVVFVSGCSAPAKEVKSASTISQDLTDAAIERYIRTHPEVIEQSLQGLLAKREAEQKERQKAALATKQQELLYDPLSPVSGNLKGEITLVEFYDYRCGFCKRAASAVTELQKEDSRVRVVYKDFPILGEPSELAAKAALASQTQGKHQAFHEALLASHADMTKEAILKIAAKVGLDAKRLEADMANPKWQVVIAKNRALAHELGISGTPGFIVGNELVPGALDLNGLKELIAQAGHGK; this comes from the coding sequence ATGAACAGTACTTGTTTTTTGAACCGCTTCCCGTTTTCGCTGAGTGTCCTGGCCACCCTCGTAGTATTCGTGTCCGGGTGCTCTGCGCCGGCTAAAGAAGTCAAGAGTGCATCGACCATTTCTCAAGATCTCACCGATGCCGCGATAGAGCGCTACATTCGTACCCATCCGGAAGTGATCGAACAATCGCTGCAGGGATTGCTGGCCAAACGGGAAGCGGAACAGAAGGAACGTCAAAAAGCTGCCCTTGCGACGAAGCAGCAGGAACTGCTGTACGATCCCTTATCGCCGGTGAGCGGTAATCTGAAGGGCGAAATCACTCTGGTCGAGTTCTATGACTACCGCTGCGGTTTCTGTAAGCGCGCGGCATCAGCCGTCACCGAACTTCAGAAAGAAGACTCACGGGTACGAGTGGTCTATAAGGATTTTCCAATTCTAGGCGAACCGTCAGAGTTAGCTGCCAAGGCTGCACTCGCGTCTCAGACACAAGGCAAGCACCAAGCCTTCCACGAAGCGCTGCTCGCTTCCCATGCCGACATGACCAAAGAAGCCATCTTGAAGATTGCCGCTAAGGTTGGTCTCGATGCCAAGCGCCTGGAAGCCGACATGGCCAATCCTAAATGGCAGGTCGTCATCGCGAAGAATCGGGCCCTCGCACACGAACTCGGTATCTCAGGAACTCCAGGTTTTATCGTCGGTAACGAGCTAGTGCCTGGTGCATTGGATTTGAATGGGCTAAAGGAACTCATTGCCCAGGCGGGACATGGGAAATAA
- a CDS encoding Anaerobic nitric oxide reductase flavorubredoxin translates to MAKITEITPDLFRITTFVEPFNIQFSQFLVRDEEPLLFHTGPRALFSEVKAAVASLIDPQTLRWIGFSHFESDECATVPEWQRLAPHSEAVCSLVGKMVSVDDCLALRPAKGMVDGEVLQTGKYRFRFLATPHVPHCWEAGLLFEETERTLLSSDLFHQDGDVEPMTESDVIDRCRKTLVQYQQGPLANYVPYCSLTEATLNRLAALQPQRLATMHGSVYAGDGSKALQDLAAVWREVLGPPSL, encoded by the coding sequence ATGGCAAAGATCACCGAGATCACTCCGGACCTGTTCCGCATTACGACGTTCGTTGAACCGTTCAATATTCAGTTTAGTCAGTTCTTGGTGCGCGACGAGGAGCCGTTGCTGTTCCATACCGGTCCACGAGCCCTCTTTTCAGAGGTCAAAGCCGCCGTGGCGTCGCTCATCGATCCGCAAACTTTGCGATGGATTGGGTTCAGCCATTTTGAATCCGATGAATGCGCGACAGTGCCGGAGTGGCAGCGACTGGCTCCGCACTCCGAAGCGGTGTGCAGTCTAGTGGGCAAGATGGTGAGTGTCGATGATTGTCTGGCGCTTCGTCCCGCCAAAGGGATGGTCGACGGTGAGGTACTCCAGACCGGAAAATACCGATTTCGCTTTCTGGCGACGCCGCATGTTCCACATTGCTGGGAAGCGGGGCTGCTGTTTGAAGAAACGGAACGGACGCTGCTCTCCTCGGATCTGTTTCACCAAGATGGGGACGTCGAGCCGATGACGGAATCGGATGTCATAGACAGGTGTCGCAAGACGCTGGTGCAGTATCAGCAAGGCCCATTGGCGAATTATGTGCCCTACTGTTCTTTAACAGAGGCGACGCTGAACCGGCTGGCAGCGCTACAACCTCAACGGCTGGCGACCATGCATGGTTCGGTCTACGCTGGCGATGGAAGCAAAGCGCTTCAGGATCTTGCCGCTGTTTGGCGCGAGGTACTCGGTCCACCGTCACTGTGA